In the genome of Hyphomicrobium sp. ghe19, the window TTGTAATTGGCTTCGGCGTGGCCGGTCAGCGCTGCCTTTTCGAAGAGCTCGGCGGCGGCCTTGCGATCCTTTTTCACGCCGCGGCCTTCGGCATACGAGATGCCGAGCGCGAACGTACCCTGCATGTCGCCGAGGTCGGATGCGCGCTTGTAATATTCGAAGGCTTTTCGGTCGTCCTTCTGGACGCCAAGGCCTTCCGTGTAGATCCGCGCGATCAGCGTGTTGGCCTGCGGTTCGCCCCGCGCGGCTGCATCTTCCGCAAGCTTGAGAGCCGTCAGGTACTGGCCCTGATCGAACGCCGTATAGGCCGCGTCGTCGCCGGTCGCCGGCACGGTCGAGGGAATTGTCTTCCGGATTTCGGACGTTCCCTGTTGCGCCGGAGGCGTGCTTTGTGGCGCTTTCTTCGGCGAGGGCGCGAGCTTCGGCACGGGCGTTTCGGTATCGCGGGTGAACCACGAGCTGCTGTCCGCCAAGAGCGGAGCAGCCGCGCCGAAGGTGGCAAAAACTAAGGCTGCGAGCGGTACGACGAACTTCGTCGCGCGTGCTGTCATTTCGCTGGCTCCGGAGTCCTTATCGCCTCGGAAAATTCGCGAATGCGCGCAACGGCTGCTGCTTCCGTATCCTGTGATCCGAGGCGAACGGAAACGAAATCGGCGCCAG includes:
- a CDS encoding SEL1-like repeat protein, which codes for MTARATKFVVPLAALVFATFGAAAPLLADSSSWFTRDTETPVPKLAPSPKKAPQSTPPAQQGTSEIRKTIPSTVPATGDDAAYTAFDQGQYLTALKLAEDAAARGEPQANTLIARIYTEGLGVQKDDRKAFEYYKRASDLGDMQGTFALGISYAEGRGVKKDRKAAAELFEKAALTGHAEANYNLGLLFLKGDGKPENPIRAYQHIRFAAEKGLPQAQYDLSELYQTGSGVAADALEAARWLSRAAEQGYPEAQYDYAVRLIQGMGLTKDEPKIPILLKAAADKGIAGAQNRLAYVYFDGIKVKKDPVEAAKWRLIAQKQGFEDQELDARIANMPKADRQKAEAEASAWADRIRADPGMAELQ